From Acinonyx jubatus isolate Ajub_Pintada_27869175 chromosome B2, VMU_Ajub_asm_v1.0, whole genome shotgun sequence, a single genomic window includes:
- the ARMC12 gene encoding armadillo repeat-containing protein 12 isoform X3, which translates to MGMSVPQCLGQLHICKGVVGLATGAGFIYLLYKAIKAGIKCQPPLCTTSPICIARECPGPGERALPQEAPTPEASSVGGPKGLAIERERHGRDSGELRRLLNSLECKQDEYAKSMILHSITRCVYLLEAEASACTTDDIALVGSMLDDKDNSVKIQALNTLKAFSGIRKFRLKVQVQAIRLLSYLAQKNDLLYDILNCQVHANFLNLFQSTQPGSLLFEVLVFAERLSEGRNSPHYRAVKWHYNEQSLHEALFGDESRLADRLLALVIHPEEEVQIQACKVIVSLQCSQDVGVRPSVCQPSRSYFNSGE; encoded by the exons ATGGGCATGAGCGTCCCCCAGTGCCTGGGGCAACTGCACATCTGCAAGGGTGTAGTGGGCTTGGCCACAGGTGCTGGGTTCATCTACCTGCTCTACAAGGCCATCAAGGCTGGCATAAAATGCCAACCGCCCCTCTGCACCACCTCACCAATCTGCATCGCCCGTGAGTGTCCCGGCCCTGGGGAGAGGGCTCTGCCCCAGGAGGCACCTACTCCCGAGGCCTCCAGTGTGGGAGGGCCCAAAG GCCTGGCAATCGAGCGAGAGCGGCACGGGCGGGACTCAGGTGAGCTCCGGAGGCTCCTCAACTCTCTGGAGTGCAAACAGGATGAGTACGCCAAGAGCATGATCCTGCACAGTATCACGCGCTGTGTGTACTTGCTGGAGGCCGAG GCCTCTGCTTGTACTACTGATGACATCGCAttggtgggctccatgctggatgaCAAGGACAACAGTGTCAAAATCCAAGCTCTGAACACACTTAAAGCTTTCTCTGGCATCAGAAAATTCAGGCTTAAAGTCCAG GTGCAAGCCATTCGATTGCTGAGCTACCTGGCACAGAAGAACGACCTTCTCTATGATATTCTCAACTGCCAG GTGCATGCCAACTTCCTGAACCTGTTTCAGTCCACACAGCCAGGGAGTCTGCTGTTTGAGGTCCTGGTGTTTGCCGAGCGGCTAAGTGAGGGCCGGAATTCACCCCACTACCGTGCCGTGAAGTGGCATTACAATGAACAGTCGCTGCACGAAGCTCTTTTTGGGGATGAGTCGCGACTGGCAGACCGGCTCCTCGCTCTGGTCATCCACCCTGAGGAGGAGGTTCAGATCCAGGCCTGCAAGGTCATAGTCAGCCTGCAGTGCTCCCAGGATGTGGGAGTCCGGCCCTCCGTCTGCCAGCCCAGCCGTTCCTACTTTAATAGCGGGGAATAA
- the ARMC12 gene encoding armadillo repeat-containing protein 12 isoform X1 encodes MGMSVPQCLGQLHICKGVVGLATGAGFIYLLYKAIKAGIKCQPPLCTTSPICIARECPGPGERALPQEAPTPEASSVGGPKGLAIERERHGRDSGELRRLLNSLECKQDEYAKSMILHSITRCVYLLEAEASACTTDDIALVGSMLDDKDNSVKIQALNTLKAFSGIRKFRLKVQEHSIKVLELIASIWDSELHISGLRLLNNLPLPDYVHPQLRRVMPALMEILQSDYILAQVQAIRLLSYLAQKNDLLYDILNCQVHANFLNLFQSTQPGSLLFEVLVFAERLSEGRNSPHYRAVKWHYNEQSLHEALFGDESRLADRLLALVIHPEEEVQIQACKVIVSLQCSQDVGVRPSVCQPSRSYFNSGE; translated from the exons ATGGGCATGAGCGTCCCCCAGTGCCTGGGGCAACTGCACATCTGCAAGGGTGTAGTGGGCTTGGCCACAGGTGCTGGGTTCATCTACCTGCTCTACAAGGCCATCAAGGCTGGCATAAAATGCCAACCGCCCCTCTGCACCACCTCACCAATCTGCATCGCCCGTGAGTGTCCCGGCCCTGGGGAGAGGGCTCTGCCCCAGGAGGCACCTACTCCCGAGGCCTCCAGTGTGGGAGGGCCCAAAG GCCTGGCAATCGAGCGAGAGCGGCACGGGCGGGACTCAGGTGAGCTCCGGAGGCTCCTCAACTCTCTGGAGTGCAAACAGGATGAGTACGCCAAGAGCATGATCCTGCACAGTATCACGCGCTGTGTGTACTTGCTGGAGGCCGAG GCCTCTGCTTGTACTACTGATGACATCGCAttggtgggctccatgctggatgaCAAGGACAACAGTGTCAAAATCCAAGCTCTGAACACACTTAAAGCTTTCTCTGGCATCAGAAAATTCAGGCTTAAAGTCCAG gaacACTCCATCAAGGTCCTGGAACTGATCGCCAGCATCTGGGATTCGGAGCTGCACATTTCAGGCCTCAGACTCCTCAACAACCTCCCACTGCCTGACTATGTGCATCCACAGCTGAGACGGGTGATGCCTGCCTTGATGGAGATCCTGCAGTCGGACTATATCCTGGCACAG GTGCAAGCCATTCGATTGCTGAGCTACCTGGCACAGAAGAACGACCTTCTCTATGATATTCTCAACTGCCAG GTGCATGCCAACTTCCTGAACCTGTTTCAGTCCACACAGCCAGGGAGTCTGCTGTTTGAGGTCCTGGTGTTTGCCGAGCGGCTAAGTGAGGGCCGGAATTCACCCCACTACCGTGCCGTGAAGTGGCATTACAATGAACAGTCGCTGCACGAAGCTCTTTTTGGGGATGAGTCGCGACTGGCAGACCGGCTCCTCGCTCTGGTCATCCACCCTGAGGAGGAGGTTCAGATCCAGGCCTGCAAGGTCATAGTCAGCCTGCAGTGCTCCCAGGATGTGGGAGTCCGGCCCTCCGTCTGCCAGCCCAGCCGTTCCTACTTTAATAGCGGGGAATAA
- the LOC128315651 gene encoding uncharacterized protein LOC128315651: protein MRAGPPLPGQPSSALRVRGGRREGWEPPGRPSAAERGRAGVKQGAGAGRGGSGGRERRESESGGGGGGGGTGAKEHPVPVAGCAPGEEVVRGGGKLSGEARGGERLGLRPPPGPPPLGAPISVLSPRFFLSPGFRWSNELQRGPRIWFLGLDVADAERAALKSFWPDR, encoded by the exons ATGCGGGCCGGCCCGCCCCTTCCCGGGCAGCCCTCGAGCGCGCTCCGCGTCCGGGGGGGTAGGCGGGAAGGGTGGGAGCCCCCGGGGCGCCCGAGCGCCGCGGAGCGCGGGAGAGCAGGGGTTAAACAAGGTGCCGGCGCCGGGCGCGgcgggagtgggggaagggagcgaAGGGAAAGTGAgagcgggggcggcgggggggggggggggacgggagcGAAAGAACATCCTGTGCCCGTCGCCGGATGCGCGCCTGGGGAGGAGGTAGTCCGGGGAGGGGGGAAGCTaagcggggaggcccggggcggggAAAGGCTCGGCCTCCGCCCCCCACCCGGCCCTCCTCCTCTGGGGGCGCCAATCTCAGTGCTTTCGCCGCGTTTCTTCTTGTCCCCCGGCTTCCGCTGGAGTAACGAGCTACAGAGAGGCCCCCGAATCTGGTTCCTGGGCCTGG ATGTTGCAGATGCCGAGAGAGCTGCCCTCAAGAGCTTTTGGCCAGACAGGTAA
- the ARMC12 gene encoding armadillo repeat-containing protein 12 isoform X2: MGMSVPQCLGQLHICKGVVGLATGAGFIYLLYKAIKAGIKCQPPLCTTSPICIARLAIERERHGRDSGELRRLLNSLECKQDEYAKSMILHSITRCVYLLEAEASACTTDDIALVGSMLDDKDNSVKIQALNTLKAFSGIRKFRLKVQEHSIKVLELIASIWDSELHISGLRLLNNLPLPDYVHPQLRRVMPALMEILQSDYILAQVQAIRLLSYLAQKNDLLYDILNCQVHANFLNLFQSTQPGSLLFEVLVFAERLSEGRNSPHYRAVKWHYNEQSLHEALFGDESRLADRLLALVIHPEEEVQIQACKVIVSLQCSQDVGVRPSVCQPSRSYFNSGE; this comes from the exons ATGGGCATGAGCGTCCCCCAGTGCCTGGGGCAACTGCACATCTGCAAGGGTGTAGTGGGCTTGGCCACAGGTGCTGGGTTCATCTACCTGCTCTACAAGGCCATCAAGGCTGGCATAAAATGCCAACCGCCCCTCTGCACCACCTCACCAATCTGCATCGCCC GCCTGGCAATCGAGCGAGAGCGGCACGGGCGGGACTCAGGTGAGCTCCGGAGGCTCCTCAACTCTCTGGAGTGCAAACAGGATGAGTACGCCAAGAGCATGATCCTGCACAGTATCACGCGCTGTGTGTACTTGCTGGAGGCCGAG GCCTCTGCTTGTACTACTGATGACATCGCAttggtgggctccatgctggatgaCAAGGACAACAGTGTCAAAATCCAAGCTCTGAACACACTTAAAGCTTTCTCTGGCATCAGAAAATTCAGGCTTAAAGTCCAG gaacACTCCATCAAGGTCCTGGAACTGATCGCCAGCATCTGGGATTCGGAGCTGCACATTTCAGGCCTCAGACTCCTCAACAACCTCCCACTGCCTGACTATGTGCATCCACAGCTGAGACGGGTGATGCCTGCCTTGATGGAGATCCTGCAGTCGGACTATATCCTGGCACAG GTGCAAGCCATTCGATTGCTGAGCTACCTGGCACAGAAGAACGACCTTCTCTATGATATTCTCAACTGCCAG GTGCATGCCAACTTCCTGAACCTGTTTCAGTCCACACAGCCAGGGAGTCTGCTGTTTGAGGTCCTGGTGTTTGCCGAGCGGCTAAGTGAGGGCCGGAATTCACCCCACTACCGTGCCGTGAAGTGGCATTACAATGAACAGTCGCTGCACGAAGCTCTTTTTGGGGATGAGTCGCGACTGGCAGACCGGCTCCTCGCTCTGGTCATCCACCCTGAGGAGGAGGTTCAGATCCAGGCCTGCAAGGTCATAGTCAGCCTGCAGTGCTCCCAGGATGTGGGAGTCCGGCCCTCCGTCTGCCAGCCCAGCCGTTCCTACTTTAATAGCGGGGAATAA